Proteins encoded by one window of Haematobia irritans isolate KBUSLIRL chromosome 2, ASM5000362v1, whole genome shotgun sequence:
- the COX4 gene encoding cytochrome c oxidase subunit 4 translates to MALRVLNMALRRQLAAQLPRTSQVGSVASVHTLDKIGKREIVGYGWNGTACYVDRVDYPMPPVRFREPTNEINNLREKEKQDWKKLSMEEKKALYRASFCQTFAELKAPSGEWKMHLGMGLLFASAAIWVCILMNLFVYDELPNTFDEEHQKAQLKRMLDLEINPVTGLSSKWDYQNKRWKN, encoded by the exons ATGGCTCTACGCGTTCTTAACATGGCTTTGCGCCGTCAATTGGCTGCCCAATTGCCCCGTACATCTCAAGTAGGCAGCGTAGCCTCTGTCCACACCTTGGACAAAATTGGCAAACGCGAAATTGTTGGCTACGGCTGGAACGGCACCGCCTGCTATGTTGACCGTGTCGACTACCCCATGCCCCCAGTTCGCTTCCGTGAGCCAACCAACGAAATCAACAACTTGCGTGAAAAGGAGAAGCAAGATTGGAAGAAATTGAGCATGGAAGAAAAGAAGGCTCTTTACCGTGCCAGTTTCTGCCAAACTTTTGCCGAATTGAAGGCTCCAAGCGGTGAATGGAAAATGCATTTGGGCATGGGTTTGTTGTTCGCAAGTGCTGCCATCTGGGTTTGCATTTTGATGAACTTGTTCG TCTACGATGAATTGCCTAATACCTTCGATGAAGAGCACCAAAAGGCCCAATTGAAACGTATGCTCGATTTGGAAATCAATCCAGTCACTGGCCTCTCCTCCAAATGGGATTACCAAAACAAGAGATGGAAGAACTAA